Part of the Pseudodesulfovibrio hydrargyri genome is shown below.
GGTGGCGATGGTGGAAACATAGGCCTCCACGGCGTGGGTCAGGGCGTCCATGCCGGTGGCGGCGGTCAGCGCCGGGGGCATGCCCATCATCAGCAGCGGGTCGTCCAGGGCGATGCCCGGGGTGACACGCCAGTCGACGATGGCCATCTTCACCTTGCGGGAGGTGTCGGTGATGATGCAGAAGCGGGTCATCTCGGACGCGGTGCCGGCGGTGGTGTTCACGGCGACGTAGGGGGGCATGGGGTTGGTGGACTTGTCCACGCCTTCGTAGTCGTGGATCTTGCCGCCGTTGGCCACGACCAGGCCGATGCCCTTGCCGCAGTCATGGGAGGAGCCGCCGCCCAGGGTGATCAGGGAGTCGCACTTGTTGTCCTTGTAGACCTTCACGCCGTCGTGGACGTTCTTGTCCGTGGGGTTGGGAATGGTCTCGTCGTACACCACGCAGCTCATCTTATGGCTCTTGAGCAGGTCGACGATCTGCTGGGTGATGCCGCAGGCGGTGATGCCTTTGTCAGTCACGAGCAGCGGTTTTTTGCTGCCCAGGGCCTTGATCTTGGCCGGGATCTCCTTGTGGGCGCCGATGCCGATAAGGGTCACGCTGGGAATGAAAAAGCCATTAACTTGTTCGGTAACTGCCATAATGTTCCGTCCTTGTGGTTGAGGGTGACTGAACTAGGGACAAGTGCCTGCCACATCGTTGTGACGTCATTCCCTTGAGCAAGGACCGGGCCATTCAAGTTATAATCATTATAATAGTACGTTAGGTAGATTCTCCCAAATGGGCCTTTGTGACCCTTCTGCCTTCATTTTTGGGTCAGCGTGACCCCGGGAGGTGGGGGAGGGCGGTCAAATCCTGCTATTTTGACAGGTTACAGTGTGTATCCTTTTGACACACGAAAACAGGCCGAATGGGTCAAAATATCAGGGCACGAGCGCATATAAAAAAACCGTTATGATAACGGTTTTTCGGATCTGTGCATAGTATAATGTGAGGGAAGGGGGCTACCCCAGTCCGAACTTCTCGATCTTCCGGTATAGGGTCTTCCTGCCGATGCCCAGGGCCCTGGCCGCCTGGAGTCGGTTGCCGTCGTAGAACTGCAGGGCGCGCTGGATGTGCTGGCGCTCCAGCTCCTCCAGGGAGAAGACGGTGCCCTCGCCCTGGTCGGCCACGTGCTCGACCAGTTCCCGGGGCAGGGCCTGGATGGTGATCACACCGCCTTCGGCCAGGATGATGCTCCGCTCGAGCACGTTGCGCAGCTCGCGGATGTTGCCGGGCCAGTCGTACTGCGTCAGGCACTGCACGGCCTTGTCGGTGATGGTCAGCCGCTCCCGGCGCATGGCGATGCTCATGCGGCCGAGGAAGTGCTCCACCAGCAGCGGGATGTCCTCCTTGCGCTGGCAAAGGGGCGGGACCGGGATGTTGAAGACGTTGATGCGGTGGTACAGGGCCTCGTTGAACCGCCCGGCCTCGACCTCCTCGGCCAGGTTGCGGCTGGTGGCGAACAGGAAGCGGATGTCCACGTGGCGCTCGTTCTTCTCGCCCATGCGGCGGTACATCTTGGCCTCGAGCACCCGGAGCAGCCCGCCCTGGACCTCCAGGGGCAGCTCGCCGATCTCGTCCAGGAAAAGGGTGCCGGTATCGGCGTAGGTCATCAGGCCGTCGCGGTTTTCCGTGGCCCCGGTGAAGGAGCCGCGCGTGTGCCCGAACAGTTCGCTGCGCATCAGCTCCTTCTGCAGGGTGGCGCAGTTCTTGACGATGAACGGCCGCTCGCTGCGTTCGCTGTGCTCCTGGATGGTGTGGGCCACCACGTCCTTGCCCACTCCGCTTTCGCCGGTGATGAGCACGGCCACGTCGGTGGGGGCGACCCTGCCGATGAGGTATTTTATCTGTTTGATGGGCGCGGAGTTGCCCACCAGCTTGGAGGCGGGCAGGGTC
Proteins encoded:
- a CDS encoding sigma-54-dependent transcriptional regulator; the protein is MANGYKVLVIDDEESILRLLQHELSTEERTVDTAPSATIGLEKFAKGHYDVVVSDIRLPDGDGLDMLVKFKTAYPDIEVILITGHGNIDNAVEAMRIGAYDYVTKPFHLDRVEMVIERAYQRVCLQRENRSFRHSKQTLPASKLVGNSAPIKQIKYLIGRVAPTDVAVLITGESGVGKDVVAHTIQEHSERSERPFIVKNCATLQKELMRSELFGHTRGSFTGATENRDGLMTYADTGTLFLDEIGELPLEVQGGLLRVLEAKMYRRMGEKNERHVDIRFLFATSRNLAEEVEAGRFNEALYHRINVFNIPVPPLCQRKEDIPLLVEHFLGRMSIAMRRERLTITDKAVQCLTQYDWPGNIRELRNVLERSIILAEGGVITIQALPRELVEHVADQGEGTVFSLEELERQHIQRALQFYDGNRLQAARALGIGRKTLYRKIEKFGLG
- a CDS encoding iron-containing alcohol dehydrogenase, encoding MAVTEQVNGFFIPSVTLIGIGAHKEIPAKIKALGSKKPLLVTDKGITACGITQQIVDLLKSHKMSCVVYDETIPNPTDKNVHDGVKVYKDNKCDSLITLGGGSSHDCGKGIGLVVANGGKIHDYEGVDKSTNPMPPYVAVNTTAGTASEMTRFCIITDTSRKVKMAIVDWRVTPGIALDDPLLMMGMPPALTAATGMDALTHAVEAYVSTIATPMTDACAEKAIRLIFKFLRRAVANGSDIEAREGMCYAQYLAGMAFNNASLGHVHAMAHQLGGFYDLPHGECNAILLPHVEKFNLIARVERFAEMAEMMDQNIAGMSKRDAAELCLDAIKQLSSDVGIPAGLVELGKRYGKDVKIKDIKIMTENAQKDACGLTNPRCPKDMDVMAIYEAAM